In Ooceraea biroi isolate clonal line C1 chromosome 13, Obir_v5.4, whole genome shotgun sequence, a genomic segment contains:
- the LOC105286100 gene encoding pre-rRNA-processing protein TSR1 homolog yields MAKQETHRPGSLKQSNKAHKTGRHRSKSAINSEAKGKQNVIKTSLKHSSKKGLNKQARKNLLIQIRKKKREEVVAQKRNIGSAHSAPVLICIIPLQYDIDIQDVISNINNVHENAHITSSPCGLVTHIGIPHLKQRFSVFAPPKDNIFATLDAVKVATTVVFVTSATKEKEIIDDWGKEVIVSCLAQGLPATIVAVHDIQKLHIKKRQEYKQSVQRAITKWLPEEKVLELDTAADCLNMLRRAGSQKQRSVFYRNIRPHLLAEELAFECDGDSLDSGTLAVTGYLLGTPLSVNGLVHIPGFGDYQMSRIEILDDPHPIEHAERARCSSGDDQMEIQEDCPRIKSTEFPDPEKQESLESECIPDPMDAEQTWPTEEELAEAVAKRKITKLVPRGTSEYQAAWIPDEDGVSLGEGSEDESEDVSMEEVRSEVDSIKDLEDDEEYETITISESGVDGERYDRDIDVLEENQAMEKFKEAKLDAQFPDEVDTPGGVLAKVRFQKYRGLESFRTSPWDVKENLPTDYARIIEFADYNRRRKRIYKEIEDIEGVTPGQYVKIYIARVQKEVFKTFATGTQPLIVVGLLEFERKMSLLNVLLKHSNSTAQPIKSKERLIFQCGFRRFVASPIFSQHTNGTKHKYERYFHPDSTVVASMYAPVTFSPCPILCYVENQDGKLELIATGSVLSSDPNRVVLKRVVLSGHPYKVNKRSVVVRFMFFHREDIEWFKPIQLRTKYGRRGHIKEPLGTHGHMKCIFNGQLKSQDTVLMNLYKRVFPKWSYEPLHTIM; encoded by the exons ATGGCTAAGCAGGAGACGCATCGACCGGGTTCTCTTAAACAATCCAACAAAGCACATAAAACCGGAAGACACCGTAGCAAAAGTGCCATTAACAGTGAGGCGAAAG GTAAACAAAATGTTATCAAAACATCTTTGAAGCATAGTAGTAAGAAAGGTCTCAATAAGCAAGCTCGTAAGAATCTTCTGATACAAATCAGAAAGAAGAAACGTGAAGAAGTAGTAGCACAAAAAAGGAACATTGGCAGTGCTCACTCTGCACCAGTTCTCATCTGCATCATACCTTTACAATATGACATAGATATACAGGATGttatttctaatataaataatgtccATGAGAACGCTCACATCACTAGCAGTCCATGCGGACTGGTCACGCACATAGG TATTCCACACCTGAAACAGCGCTTTTCGGTCTTTGCTCCACCGAAGGATAACATTTTTGCCACTTTGGACGCAGTAAAAGTTGCTACCACCGTCGTCTTTGTAACTTCCGccacgaaagagaaagaaatcatAGACGATTGGGGTAAGGAAGTCATCGTGTCTTGCCTCGCTCAAGGCTTACCCGCTACCATAGTGGCAGTACACGACATCCAAAAACTTCATATTAAA AAACGTCAGGAGTACAAACAATCCGTGCAACGTGCGATTACAAAGTGGCTCCCTGAAGAAAAAGTTCTTGAACTGGATACTGCAGCGGACTGTTTGAACATGTTGCGTCGTGCGGGATCACAGAAACAAAGAAGCGtgttttatagaaatataagGCCGCATCTCTTGGCCGAAGAACTCGCTTTTGAATGCGATGGG GACTCTCTTGATTCCGGAACTCTCGCAGTCACCGGGTATTTGCTAGGCACGCCGCTATCGGTTAACGGCTTGGTTCATATACCGGGCTTCGGCGACTATCAAATGTCACGTATCGAAATACTGGATGATCCGCATCCGATTGAACACGCTGAGCGTGCAAGGTGTTCTTCCGGCGATGATCAAATGGAGATTCAAGAAGATTGTCCAAGAATTAAAAGCACCGAATTTCCGGATCCTGAAAAACAG GAATCTCTCGAGAGTGAGTGTATTCCTGATCCAATGGACGCCGAACAAACATGGCCCACGGAGGAGGAATTGGCGGAAGCAGTAGCAAAGAGAAAGATTACCAAACTTGTACCTCGAGGAACGTCAGAGTATCAAGCTGCATGGATACCAGACGAAGATGGAG TAAGTCTTGGTGAAGGTTCAGAGGACGAGTCCGAGGATGTGTCTATGGAGGAAGTGAGATCTGAAGTAGACAGTATCAAAGACTTGGAAGACGATGAAGAGTACGAAACTATTACGATATCAGAATCGGGAGTGGATGGTGAACGTTACGATCGAGATATCGATGTGCTTGAAGAGAACCAAGCGATGGAAAAATTCAAAG AAGCAAAATTGGACGCACAATTTCCGGATGAAGTGGATACTCCTGGCGGCGTATTGGCTAAAGtaagatttcaaaaatatcgCGGTCTCGAATCGTTTCGCACGAGTCCGTGGGATGTAAAGGAAAATCTTCCTACTGATTACGCCCGGATAATCGAGTTCGCGGACTACAATCGCAGACGAAAACGCATTTACAAAGAAATCGAGGACATCGAAGGAGTCACG CCGGGACAGTACGTCAAGATCTACATTGCGCGGGTGCAAAAAGAGGTTTTCAAGACGTTCGCGACTGGGACTCAACCGCTGATAGTAGTCGGCTTGCTCGAATTTGAGCGCAAGATGTCCCTTCTGAACGTCTTGTTGAAGCATTCGAATAGTACTGCGCAGCCGATCAAGTCGAAGGAAAGACTGATATTTCAGTGTGGATTCAGGCGATTCGTGGCATCTCCGATATTCAGCCAACACACGAACGGCACCAAGCATAAG taCGAGAGATACTTTCATCCTGACAGTACCGTCGTGGCGAGCATGTATGCGCCAGTCACTTTCTCACCGTGTCCAATTCTCTGTTATGTCGAAAATCAGGACGGCAAGCTC GAATTGATCGCAACCGGAAGCGTTCTGTCTTCCGATCCCAACAGAGTCGTCCTGAAACGAGTCGTTCTGAGCGGCCATCCATATAAGGTGAATAAGAGATCGGTGGTGGTGCGTTTCATGTTCTTCCATCGCGAGGACATCGAATGGTTCAAGCCTATTCAATTGAGGACGAAATATGGACGCAGAGGCCACATAAAGGAACCTCTTG GCACACATGGTCACATGAAGTGTATCTTCAACGGACAGCTGAAATCGCAAGACACAGTGCTAATGAACCTGTACAAACGAGTTTTCCCTAAATGGTCATATGAGCCATTGCATACAATCATGTAA